The Apium graveolens cultivar Ventura chromosome 10, ASM990537v1, whole genome shotgun sequence nucleotide sequence ATATAAACATAAACGTAAAAAAATATGTAGCCGGCAACAGCTTTTTTGGGACTGGGAAAAAAACAGGGCACATGGTAGATAAAAGATAAGAGCGCAATGTATAAAGTTCAAACTACCAAGCATAATAAACAGCACCAAagtaaattcaaatatttttaaaatttcttgTATCAAAATCTTAACTGAAGAAATTTGGGTGCTCCTGATTGAGACTGAAAAAACACACTTAGGCATCAGGATAATCAGCCTTCTGAGAACCCTCAACCATTTGCTTACCAGACTTTAACGGCACAAGAAGACACCCGTTACTCCTGTGCAGGCCCAGATGAAGGTGGTGCTTGGGGATCTCCAACAGTTTGTGAAGGAGCACTGGGCTGATGGGTCTCTGCCTGGTGAGCACTGGGCTGATGGGGCCCTGTCTGGTGAGTACTGGGCTGTTGGGGCACTGCCTGCTGAGCACCGGGCTTTTGAAGTCCGGCCTGGTGAGAATTGGGATGTTGGGGTCCTGCCTGGTGACCAATTGGGGCTTGTACGGGTGCATTATGCTGATAATGGGATCCTGCTTGGTGACCACCCGGGGCTTGTGGGGGTGCATGAGGCTGATAAGGGGGTTGAGGGTATGGTTGATAAGTTTGAGGGGGATTGCTTTGGTAAGGAGGTTGAGGGTATCCATATTGGGGGTAAAAAGGCTGGTAATACTGACCTTGAGGAGGTGGCATACCCGAGTACGGTGGATATTGCTGCACTTGCTGCTTCTCTGAACCACTACTGTTCTCATTTGACCCACTAGAAGCTCCTTCTTGCGATGGTATAACTGCTCCCATCCTTTGAGGATCCATAGAAGGATAAAGTTGCCTCCCCTGTGCCTGTGGAGGCTGCTGTGGCGGAATATTAAAATAATGCATTGGTGCTGGGGGCTGCTCTGGATAGCCTTGTTGCTGACCATGATTTTGTTGTTGTGATATAACAGCTCTTGGCAGCAATCCACTGTGGGTCACTGCTTGCCTTGCTTCATCAGAGACTTCAAATTCAGGTTTTGCTGCTTGAGGCCTACCCCACATCAGCTTCAATCTCAGACCCTTTATGACCAGCTTGTTTGAGAGTTCTTCAGCTGCCTTTTCTGCACCTTCTCTGGTCGTGTATGTAACAAAAGCACAAGCTCGTGATAGAACCATTTTTATGGTCTCAATTTCACCATGAGCATAGAAGTTGTCTCTCAAGTCCTGGTCACTGATTCTTTGATCAAGGCCACCCACATATAGGGTCCTAATGCTCTCATCATCAGGAGGCTCTAATGAGGGCATCTCACCTGCCTTGTTGAGTAGCTTCATTGCAACCGGATCATTGACCCTGATATCACAACAAGAAAAGGTCATATATAGATAATGGACTCAAAAAAATGTCATACAGCACAGTATATGTAAATTAATAAATTACTGTAAATTtcttaataatttattaatttgtAAAACAGAGGATGTTAAGGCTAAAACAGAATAACTAATCCCTATATACAAGAAAACTAAATGTTTATTGGACTCCCCACACCCAAGATTTATATGCCGTCTCTTATTGAATATTAGCAACACACACGACCATGACAAAAAATATATCACGAAAAAGCTAGTGAGAATTATGAAGCTGAACAGTAAGCTCATAAGAGCATATCCAAGAGACTCTTCAAACAAGCTCTTAATCAAAATATAAAGAGTACGACAAAAAAAAAGCTCCAACAACCTCCTAATGGCTCTTAAAATTCTTAAGAGCTTCTTCTCTCTCAAGTCTCATCTACTTTAAGAGCCACTACATAGCTTTCAACTtctttttattaatataatatttactTGTACATAATTCAATTCAAATCTGTCATAGTGGATTTGAAATATTGAAAAAATATAAATGAGGCAAGATAAATAGTTTTGTTGGAGTTGACACTAAAATCTAGGTACTAACTTGCCAGGTGTAACATTGTTTATATTGTTTGTAGGGGCTACAACTAGGAGATTGTTGGAGATGCTCCAAGGCCCCCAAACCTCCTAAAATTTTGAGAATGCCACGTAACAGACGATCTCATGAAGCTCTTAAACTCCAAAATCTTTTGAACATGTCACTTAACCCTGTATTGATAGGTCTTAAATACTAGTTGACCATATTCCAACTTCCCCTAAACCCAATTATAGACAGGTGACCTATTTTTATATTTGGCCCGATCTTTTTACAGAGTATAAAGAACAAACTTAATGAATAACcccatttttaaataaataattagtaagTAATAGTCTTTGTCTGGTTTCTGTGATAAAACATTTAGGACAAACGCCATTACCATTGGAGAGACACAAGCACATACGTCAGTCTAGTGCATAAGCGATATTTCACAAAAAATAACGTGCGTAGTGATGTCAGTGTGAGTGTATGTTAGGAAAGCATGTGGGTGTCTTCATGCTACATATATGTGAATATTAATCCCTCAAGTAAAAAGAGGTAGAGGTTTGAGAGAGATTCACATACCCATAATAACGATCTTTAATATTTTGCTGCGATAGTTCTCCAGTTACGGGCATTTCATGCCTATAAGGGCATTCAGCCCCTCTAGTGCATTCACCCCTAATATAGAAACTACAAACATGTGCTCGGTTTCTCTTGTAATATGGTGTTGTTCTCTGAAGCTTCAAGATAGTATCATTTGGGCGCACCTTTCCGTATGAAGATTCATAATCCAGACCTGCTCTCGCCTGACATGACAAAATGATCAAATTAGTATTCGTGATATATTACAAATGTATCTGTGGACAATGCAGACTGGCACATATTTCCTTTgcattttcttatttttaaaaaatatatcagAACATTTGTTTCCTAAGACGTTACACGAAAAGCTAGTTGCTTAAAATATGCACCACATATGGCTGTCTTTCTATATGACTAGTTGCCAAAAATACGCACCACAAATGGCTCTATCTACATGatcttaaaaaaattataatgaAATAAACGTTATAATATACTTCTTGCAGGTGACAAACAAATTTAGATTCAGAAATTACTTACCCTACGGTCATGTTCCTCCGCAAAGTATTCCCTGTTTACGTCACTCTTTGGAATGGAATCATTGGAATTGATACTGAGTGCAGTATCTCGGACCTGAACAGGCAGCCCATATTCAAGATCCAAAAGACAAACTTGACAAACATTTTTCAGTTTACTGCAAGTTTGGCAAATCTCAGACTTCTTATATCTTGCATCACGCCCTGGCCTCCACCTAAAAACTGTAAAAGGCCGAGTGCAAATTTTGCATTCCTTATCGTAATCTGCTTTTGTCTGCACAAGACCAAACATAACCATTGTCAGAGAAGACTAATACATGACTCATATTATTAAACATTCCCTGTTTCCTGACCCAAAAATAGTACACATAATAACAATTCTAGGAGCAGATTATTTAGAAGCTATAGTTTCTACTACTATGTAAGCACTCCAAAATAGAGTATAACTTACACTATAGATATATATCAGTATAGCTTACAATATAGATATATATCAGTATAGCTTACTATAAAGAACTAAGATTACGAGAGCATTTAAGGCATATCCCACTAGACCATCAACAACAAAAAAAATGCATGAGTAAACCCACACTAACATTATAACAGAAAGTCACTTACAGCCGGACTGATTGATAGCATGCATGAGTTTGCAGCTACTTATTCAGTTACTTACCACTTCACTAATTCTAATTTACATGACATGACCTATAGAATCAACAAATGAAAAGTTAAGACTCCTCTAGATATAGCCAACTACCTTTGCTATGTTATTGCTTAATCAACTACTTGTACGACTAAGACCTTATATATTTCAAGAGAAAATTAACCCTACCACGTGGTGACAATCAAACTACCGAAGAAGGCCAGccaaatacacacacacacacacacacatatatatatacacagttgaCAATCAGATGAGATGTCAAACAATTTGAGTAAAGAAGTAAAACCCAATGGTTGCAGTAGCAGTGTAACGGAAGAAAAATCCAACTAATGCTTGTAGTGGTTCAAAGTTCTAAAACTTACCATCCGGAGGTATGGATTATCTCCGAGGCATGACTCGCATATGATAGGAAAATCAGACCTCTCCCACCCATCAGCTTCAACATCTCTTAGCAGTCTATGTGCCATAATTTCTACAAAACAGAAACTGGATTAACAACAATTTCTACGAGTAACTTGTCTACGATATCCTCTTCCGCAAAAAATAATCACAGTAAATCAGTTTACGACAAATAAATCGAAAAAGAAACGCTTGTAATTTAAAAAAAACCTAATTGATATTTCTACACATATAAACACAGATAGATGCAGCAATCAAAACTATACATACGCGATATAGAGTTAACACAACTGATATAATGAAAATTAGCAAAAATGTTATGAATTGAATTACCTTAATGTTTGTGAAATGACAAAACCCTAGAATTGAATTGAGATAACGGCGATCTAGAGCCTCAAGATACAAAATTTCCCCAAATATAATACTGACCCGTTTTTTTGTGATGCCCCGTTAACCTATTTATACTGTTTTTTGGGTTCGGGTTAACCCTAAACCCGTTTCTTGTCCTCTGAGACTGCCCCCACGGACTTCTACAAATGTCCGATCAATTACATTTAAAtctttttaaattaattatattttcaCTGTACTCCATTCGTccttatttatatatttattttatttttttatgagtcaaattgaccaatttttgatttaatattaaaaattattgataaattatttttaaaatccgAAAGCTACGTTTTAAAATAGACTAAATGTAATttttaatgatataatttttattatttttatcaattatttaataaGTGTAAATTTTGGTGAAAATTTGGTCAAATTGAATATTGACTAGTTAAAAGTCAAAATGAACATGTTAATAGAGACGGAGGAAGTATAATACTAACTTATAGTCCGTGCGATGCACAGTTTTTTTAAATttatctttttttattttttaaattttttaatatacatatttatctttatttttgaCGTTGTTGAAATATTGTTTTTACTAACTTATAAACCGTGCGATggcataattttttaaaatttaccttttattttaaaactttttaatttttttaatgtaCATATATATCATTAATTCTGATGTTGTTGTaatattgtttttattttttatagttTGTTGTAATATTATTACAACAAATATGTATATATTGAGAAATATACGAATAAGTAACTGAATTACAGTTACATAGTGTGtgatatttaattatattatatttactATTGTATCTGTATCATATATTGATTTTTGAATTGTGGTATAGCAATGTAatctttttatatttatgattggTTAAATCTCtaatcatattttatttaatattgtATAAGGAAATTAAATTGCAATTGGTGTTTAATTAGTTTTAGAACAATTCTAACCATATTTTATATACTATTATATCATTATATCATATTTTAGTTTTGAAGATTAATATAGCagtataatatttttatatttatgattaattaaatttCTAATAATATTCTATTTAGAATTGTATTAGGAAATATTATCACAATTGGTGTGTGAATGGTATTAGAATAATGGAATCATTTTCTATTTATAATTGTATTAAGAATACACTTTTTTGTAATAAGATATAATCTTAACCGtctattttttattatatcaaatCAACGGTTGAGATTGTTTTGTCGGTACATGACCAAAGTTTTGGATAAGATATACCTTACgcttattatttataaagaatataATAATTGGTTAAATCACTaatcatattttattttgaattgtATTCGGTGTTTTATTAGGATTAGAATAATGTAATCATTTTCTAATTATGAGTGTATTAAAAATATACTTATTCAAATACGATATAATTTAACcgtatattttttattatataagaTCAACGATTGAGATTATTTTGGCGGTACATGGCCAAATTTTTGGATAAAAAGTCCTTTATGTTTATGACATATAAAGGATATAATGTACAGAGGGATCTTATCCAAATTTTTTATAGTTATGGTCCATATACTACCAATTTAATAAGGATCGTTAAATCTTTAAACAAAATGATCATAACCCTTAAATCTAAAATAAAGGAATATTCTAACCAATTGTAAATAGTTATTCTCAACTGAATAGAATTTACTACAATTTCAATGAAACCAAAAAGAAGTAGGTATCCTAAATTTAGAATAATAATGCAAAATTGATAATTATTTTTTCTCTTCAAAATTAGGATAATATTTTTTGTACATAATTTTTAAACAATCACTGAATTAAACATTATTTCTTGAGTTTCGCGTGGGCTGTAAAatctttaaaatctgatttatagAACTCAAGATAGAGTCGAAATAAAATCAAACGAAAATCAGTATTTTTATTGTTTGTTTAAactttaatttgatttttttaactATTTCACATTAAAAGCagttattaaataaaaaaataaaacattCGTGCATTCCATACcaaaacattaaaaatttggtagttaGTCGCAGTCGTGTTTCGGCTTATATAGTATTTGGCTTAATGTAATACACGCTTTTGTATTTATGTTATCCATGATatgttttttaaaatttaaatagagATAATTCATTCGTCGGTGTAAAGACGTTGATATAAGACAAAATAATATACAATATTCATCAtgactaaaacaaaattatactattggTCAAggttaaaatgaatttaaaatcAAACTAAGTATAATGAGTTGAATGATTTCacactaaaacaaaataataactATTATTGATTCAgctaaaaaattatattattgaactGATAATTTGTTGATCAGAATAATAGtatcaaattaa carries:
- the LOC141690132 gene encoding zinc finger CCCH domain-containing protein 40-like — translated: MAHRLLRDVEADGWERSDFPIICESCLGDNPYLRMTKADYDKECKICTRPFTVFRWRPGRDARYKKSEICQTCSKLKNVCQVCLLDLEYGLPVQVRDTALSINSNDSIPKSDVNREYFAEEHDRRARAGLDYESSYGKVRPNDTILKLQRTTPYYKRNRAHVCSFYIRGECTRGAECPYRHEMPVTGELSQQNIKDRYYGVNDPVAMKLLNKAGEMPSLEPPDDESIRTLYVGGLDQRISDQDLRDNFYAHGEIETIKMVLSRACAFVTYTTREGAEKAAEELSNKLVIKGLRLKLMWGRPQAAKPEFEVSDEARQAVTHSGLLPRAVISQQQNHGQQQGYPEQPPAPMHYFNIPPQQPPQAQGRQLYPSMDPQRMGAVIPSQEGASSGSNENSSGSEKQQVQQYPPYSGMPPPQGQYYQPFYPQYGYPQPPYQSNPPQTYQPYPQPPYQPHAPPQAPGGHQAGSHYQHNAPVQAPIGHQAGPQHPNSHQAGLQKPGAQQAVPQQPSTHQTGPHQPSAHQAETHQPSAPSQTVGDPQAPPSSGPAQE